The Cygnus atratus isolate AKBS03 ecotype Queensland, Australia chromosome 7, CAtr_DNAZoo_HiC_assembly, whole genome shotgun sequence genome includes a window with the following:
- the INSYN2A gene encoding inhibitory synaptic factor 2A isoform X2 has translation MVSKEPSKCLLTASESEVEPAASLALEMKYALDPNRQIKKRNKALQVRFKDICEAQNEQRDKQLSGSQDSDKREAKAVSYKTAYRKYMTVPARRSIPNVTKSTGVQTSPDLKKCYQTFPLDRKKGNIIKSASTGDTFKGENNGFLIDLKDKEGRSSGEEGQWGRKAGSLQTAEFISHVGERACAGAWQGAELPGCPLHNAAKPEPGSEEPGQPLHGRVFKTEVATVYLPAGGADASQPELPHLAAEPDWSLCPAGEEDRKRTVHLNGVQPQAGDAPACPLQAQCRASECHERSLQVDVSPMEGAQPCQAAVALSEECQQIVPHTEVVDLKAQLQMMENLISSSQETIKVLLGVIQELEKGEAHREGS, from the exons ATGGTGAGTAAGGAGCCCAGCAAATGCTTACTTACCGCCTCGGAAAGCGAAGTTGAGCCAGCAGCTTCGCTTGCTCTGGAGATGAAATATGCACTGGATCCCAACCGGCAGATCAAGAAGCGCAACAAAGCCCTGCAGGTGAGATTCAAGGATATCTGCGAGGCCCAGAACGAGCAGCGGGACAAGCAGCTCTCCGGCAGCCAGGACAGCGACAAGCGAGAAGCGAAGGCCGTCTCCTACAAAACGGCGTACCGCAAGTACATGACGGTGCCCGCCCGCAGGTCCATCCCCAACGTCACCAAGAGCACGGGGGTGCAGACCTCCCCGGACCTCAAGAAGTGTTACCAGACCTTTCCTCTGGACCGCAAAAAAGGGAATATCATCAAGAGCGCCTCCACCGGTGACACCTTCAAGGGCGAGAACAACGGGTTTCTCATAGACCTCAAGGACAAGGAGGGCAGGAGCTCGGGGGAGGAGGGCCAGTGGGGCAGGAAGGCCGGCAGCCTGCAGACGGCCGAGTTCATCTCCCACGTGGGCGAGCGGGCGTGCGCGGGGGCCTGGCAGGGCGCCGAGCTGCCCGGCTGCCCCCTCCACAACGCGGCCAAGCCGGAGCCGGGGAGCGAGGAGCCCGGCCAGCCCCTCCACGGGAGGGTGTTTAAAACGGAGGTGGCCACCGTTTACCTACCGGCGGGCGGCGCGGACGCCTCGCAGCCCGAGCTGCCTCACCTCGCGGCCGAGCCCGACTGGTCGCTGTGCCCGGCGGGCGAGGAGGACAGAAAGAGGACCGTGCACCTGAATGGCGTCCAGCCGCAGGCCGGGGACGCGCCCGCCTGCCCGCTGCAGGCCCAGTGCCGAGCCAGCGAGTGTCACGAGCGGAGCCTCCAGGTCGACGTGTCGCCCATGGAGGGCGCGCAGCCCTGCCAGGCCGCCGTCGCCCTGAGCGAGGAATGCCAGCAAATCGTGCCTCACACCGAAGTTGTGGACTTGAAAGCGCAGCTTCAGATGATGGAAAATTTGATCAGCTCCAGTCAGGAAACCATAAAGGTGTTGTTGGGTGTTATACAGGAGCTAGAGAAAGGAGAAGCTCACAGAGAAGG GTCTTGA